The Clostridium sporogenes region TGCTTTTTTTATATAAGAAAGAGTTTTTTCTGTTATTTTCTTCTCATCATTTAATAAAGTTCCATCCATATCTAGTGCTATTAATTGATAATTCAAATTTACCCCTCCCTGATAAATCTATTTTTTTATTATTATACCATTAATAAAGGTAATAAAAACTAAAAAGAACACATAGTTTTAATTAGTAATAAATTATGTAGGTGATTTATTTGAAAAAATTTCTAAAATTAATATTTTTAATATCTATTTCCTGCTTTCTTCTAACATCCTGCAATATAGTATTCCCCATAGATGGACTAAAGGGTAAAAAGCCAAACAATTTCTACTATACTAATCTTTTAGCTAAAAATATAACCCTAGAAAAACAATATAAAATTACTATATTAGAAACTAATTTTTATAAAGGATCTGAAATAAATAAAAAAGATAAAGAACTAATAAAGCACTTTATAACTCTTTTAAAAAAAGAAAATTTTAAAACTTTTAAAAAAAGACCAAAATCAAAACCACTATATAAAATATTTTTTACATTTGAAAAAGATAAATACATAATAAATGTATATAATAAACAATATATTTCAGTGTATCCCTTTGATGGTAACTTCTCTATGGATTATATAGATATGAGTAATATACCTGAAGCCTACAATTTATATAATCTATGTAATTTTTTATTCAATAAATAGTATAAATAAAAGGTCATATATTGCTAAAAATACTAAATTTGTTGAAATGCAAATAATCTTTTAGTTAATATATGACTTTCAACATTGTAAAAGTTTAAATTTATAATCACTATAATATTATCTTAAATGAAGATTTAAATAATATTATAGTGATTATTAACTGAAATAAAGTAAAATAATAATAAGATAAATTCCTTATATCCCTATAAAAAAATCCAAATAAATTATATAATCTTTATAATAGACATTATTATCATAACAACAATTGTTATAATATATTCTCTTCTATAAATATTTAAAAGTATAAACTATATCTCATGGAAAATCATCGCAAAATTTTCCGTGAATAAAACTACCCATAATAATACTCCCTTTTAATTTAAAAATCATTTTATAAAGGAGGCTAAAAATTATATGACTAAATTAAACTTTAAATATTTATATAATAAAATATCTAAAAGCTTAAAAAATAATAGCTGGATAAAAAAACAGGGTATAAATAAAGAATATATAAGTCTACATATTGATTCTTTAGAATTTAATAAAAAATTATCTAAAATGATAATAAATCAGGATTTTTCTGCTAAAAGTACCTTGCAATTATGCAAAGGTTTATTAGAAAGCATTTATCCTATAAAAAGCGAAGAAGAATGTTTAAAAGAAATATATACTTACTCTCTAAATAAAACCTTTCCTCATACTAACAAAATAAAAAATGATTCTAATTTAAATATTTGTGCGGAAATATTTTTGAAAATATTTTGTATAATAAATGACTTTGAAAAAGATTATGATTCCTCTAACTTCAAAAGCAAGTACCCCTTAAATTTTTTAAAAGATGAAGAAATAGAAGCCTTAGAAAGACCCCATGAGTATAAAAAATTTTTATCTAATTTTAAAAAGGATTATATTTATGAAATGATGAAACTAAGTGAAGAAGTTATGGGCTTTAATACTTTAGATCACGTATGTGGTGTCCACTATTTATGTGTTCATATAGGTCGTCAATTAAAAAAAATTGGTATACCTATAGACTTAGGTAGAGTATCCGGCGCTGGTGCTGGACACGATATAGGTAAATACGGATGTACTGGTGAAGATTTAAAAAGAGTGCCTCATCTTCATTATTATTATACAGATCAGTGGTTTAAAAGATACAATATACCCTATATTGGGAATATTGCTATGAACCACTCCACCTGGGATCTAGAAGTTGAAAATTTATCTTTAGAATCTTTAATATTAATTTATTCAGATTTTAGAGTGAAAAATATGGAAACAAACTCCGGTTATAGAATGCATATTTATTCTTTAGAAGATTCCTTTTATGTAATACTTAACAAGCTAGAAAACCTAGATGAAAAAAAAGAAAAAAGATATAAAGGTGTTTATTCAAAATTAAAAGATTTTGAGGACTATCTTTTAAGCCTAAACATAAATGTAGATCCTAACAAAAATATGTTTAATAAGTATTTCTCTTTAAATAATACT contains the following coding sequences:
- a CDS encoding DUF4883 family protein, whose translation is MKKFLKLIFLISISCFLLTSCNIVFPIDGLKGKKPNNFYYTNLLAKNITLEKQYKITILETNFYKGSEINKKDKELIKHFITLLKKENFKTFKKRPKSKPLYKIFFTFEKDKYIINVYNKQYISVYPFDGNFSMDYIDMSNIPEAYNLYNLCNFLFNK